The following DNA comes from Dermacentor albipictus isolate Rhodes 1998 colony unplaced genomic scaffold, USDA_Dalb.pri_finalv2 scaffold_88, whole genome shotgun sequence.
actgcttctcactgctaacactggactgatactaagaaaatactccgctCGCAGACACCATGCTGCACTGAAATTAGAAAAACAaaatcagtttataaactgatagtgTCAATTACCTGGTGTCCttctttgtgtgtgtggagggcataaaggtcctggcaatgaaaaagtagtatctttgtttttgctgaagttgcgcacaaacagaATCAGCGGAGAAAACGAACAAAacacacaaaacaaacaaaaccagCGGAGAAGACCAACCCGGGCAATGTACGTTCCAATGTACAATCTTCCAATGTACGTTGCGCTTAGCTACtatctgtaatatttttttttctttttgcgctgttatgaagaggaaaactccacattactataatatcaacaacagtacacaGTACTGGGGCAACAGTAGTAGTACTACAATACTACAcagtagtattggggcaacacgtttcagcaaaatgattaggttttcgatCAAAGCACCGTGAGAGGCGCGAAAAAATcattgtcatgcccggtcgaaacaataccatctgaaatcttatttacttatacatattttttgaaaaatcactataaccctttatgcatttgcttcgtatgagttatttactagcttgcctcgtcaatctcaaataTGTATTGTTTTTGCGGGAGAAGgctttcgtgaaaaacgacgcaacataacaGCAAAACATCCAGCGAGGTTCCTATCCAGATGATTgacgaaattgtgcactgagaacgtgtcgactagcatgcaattgaaagttgaattatgatcgttctaagcttgtgttgcgtctagcgCGAGCGAGTActgttagcgatgacattggtgtgaaaatggtcagctcggtctgcgatttgttattgtggatctccacattgaacgtcgcagtcgtcacgatgagagcactcctgtgacattattagctcagtgggctgggaaggctcgagtggtagctcaccttgaggggtaTTGGGTAACAATTATCAATacacgtactttgcgatgatgaaaaatatgcagaaacactatatgtctaactattcgtaagcagctccccaaatttcaattggcttACCCCAAACATTAAGTTGAACCGTGCACCCCCACATTTCAtcttggcacaccctcaaatttaaattggtcCACCCTTAAATTTAAAGttggccacgcccgattttcttttcacccagccttaaacttcaagttggcccaatccccaatttcaattgggccacccctaattttcaatttggtccacgcacgaatttccataaatcgtcctcCAAATTTCGAGTTGACGCAtaccaaaatttaggttggcccacccccatatcagccccaaacttagcctggcccacccttctatcacctcaaatttaggatggcctaccgcaaatcactcccacatTAAAGTTAGCCCATGCCCATATCACCgccgattcagcttcgcccagccccatatcatCGCATGGTTAGgatggcccacccccatatccccCCAGATGTGGGTTCTCCCACCCACGTATCATCCCGAAATctaggctggcccaccccccatattcccccaaacttaggcttatcCACCCCtgtatcacctcaaatttaggttgggccacccccatatcagcctaaaattcagcttggctcattaccatttcaccccaaatttaggttgggacAGTCCTATATAGCTACCAAATTcaacttggcccatccctgtatctcgcccaaatttatgctgatgccactttcaatttcaagttggccaccccaaccctttttacaATGACCTATGTATTCATGTGGGAAATGCGTTAAGTTTTTTGGCGTcacagacacgattttgcacgactttgctaccaaattgctggggtactcgccaaagaatgctgcgcattgaAAACAACTGCACCGAATGAGCGACGCCttatgttgatcctaaatactgacggctagccaagccagcttctctgtagagcgaccagTGCAGgcacagcacgggacatttattcaaatgtttttttttacggccacacctacggattcacaccacttggctgtagggaacacattaacagccGCTATTAATCCACGCGCTGCACATCTTTTCCtacttggtgcatttcttatttggatgaatctttagaaataattaacgtttgGGCAGCGAGtcagcttagcagaccctttgttccgcaagaatgttgcataggaatgtcactggccaccgggtggcattgtggcttAGGTGGACCTGATTCCCTTGGAGTATGcgccattaaggacaggcgaaagtaGAAGAAAACGCACCATCCAAAAGAACGCATTAAGAATAGGCATTTTGTCCTTCCGGGTggcacgctacaaagcacgaaatttttgttttcataacacaaagctatgcgcaagcttctagttatgatgtccaatgaataaaattttcataaaagcgatgacatcgaatgaacacgacactgctatgttttaggaaggaaaaattgtaaacataatatttcaagagaaccactggaaaaccagaaccgaaagcaaatcatgagttttgtgtttctgccgtctggtgggagactataaaactaagtcctatgcggattaaaaaaaaaagaaactgcgccgctgaaaaaccagaaccgaaagcaaatttTGGGTtttgtttctgccatctagtgaaagaCTACACaactaggtcctatgcggctTTAAAAGAAAGTGCGAAGCGGGAACGAAACCGCGTCCTACGCGACGCGGGACtaaaggtgcgcgcgattctactACTTGGCCCAGTGGTACGCTCATCATTTTATAGATACCAGGTGAAGTTTCAAgacagtgttaaaaaaaaaagcttttgggaacagtgttacgccatgtgtggagagtcgggATAGGCATCAATCggaagctgagtctccggactacatacgctgcactgggtattacgatagacgccgtagtttAATAACAGGGACAGTTCtcgcctcgaaaatcgagtacaaattttcgtcgtttccataggcttccattgctaaatctttaaccgctgtgggaacaaaattcttacgtgccatagagtgaccactgcatttggctcgtgtggattgtcttccagaacacgtctgtcacctggcttttttgataatcgacctgcagcttttgttattcgcgaaaaacccgctcgttccattgaaaacgcgctagcttcgtgccggggccgcttggggcgctagtggGTACGTGTCCACTAAAGCTGGATATGATGCGTTTACGTTTGAGGGCAAACGTTAATCAAAACTGTCTACTAGTtacagacagcttcgctgtaaaacttgcCTAATGGGGCAAAAGTAGGTGTAGCACTGGTGAAGCAGTCAGCCTGTTGATCGCTTACATGGCCTAATGTGGGTGAGCGTTAAGTGTAACTGGCCTGAAGCTCGGTGCGCGAACACGAGTGTCACGGCAAAATTCATAAGTTGTGAGCATGCTTTGCGCGCAGTTGCCAACTCTTGCACCACCGCAACCTGCTTGCGCAAATATTCCGCCTTGCTGAGTTATATTTAAATCTTGGCGAAAATAATGCGACATTGATAGGCATTTGCACACATTTACAAATTTTAATACCCCAGAAAATAACACAAGGGTAGCCCATGAAAGTCACCAACTTGTTCACATAAAAGTGgagcactgcccccccccccttcgcagCAATTGAAATGGAAACCTGAAGATATGCACTTTGCAGCTTAATGGGCTGTAGTCACACGCtcgaagaaattaaaaaaaaaaacacacgacaCAATAAACAAAGTTCATGTTTCCGTTGCTGCAGCAAGCAAAGTCCAGCACGGGACCACTGTTTTCGCCAGAGCAGCAGCGAAGCGAGTAGCCCAGCCCATAGGCACACGTTGACTTGGTAGGTGCCGTTTCCTCCCCGCCCCCCACACGCCCACTTTACAGTTTAATGTTGGTAGATGCTGCAGTCGAAGACGAGCCAGTTGCACTTTCGCTGCTGTTTCGCTGCGCCCTCTTGATGTAGAGATTAAGAAGCGCCATCTTAGATCTCGTCAGGGAAGCCACGTGCGGATGCATCAGTTCAGTGCCGACCACGCCATGCAGCGTCACCATACAGAACACTGCCGCCTTCCGCACCGCACTGGCATTGTGGTCATACGCCTTCTTCAAGAGTGGCATCGTCTGCGGTAGAAGCTGGACAGTTACAGCTTTCGGATGCACTTCCGTCAGTCGGGAGATGACCCTGATCGCAGCGACGACGATGCCTTGCACGTCCGACTCACCGGTGACCGCGTGCAGGTGTCGCACTGTCTCCTCGGgtggtagcgccgcagcagcctCCAGGGCGCACAACTCGGCCGCTCGGCTCACCTCTCTCTCAGGTTGCTTGAGTGCGGTGAAGATCTTGAGCAAGGTGAGCTCAGAATAACTGTGGAACCTTTGCGGCTGCCTCTTCAACAATTCCGCCAACGCGCGCAGTGCAGCCACCTTTACTGGCACCTCTTGGTCCTCCAGTTCCTTCACCAAGCAGCGGAGCATGTTCCTGAAGTGGTTTTCCCACATCTCTGGTGAGCCATCCTTAGTGAGGGGCACGAGCTCAGACAACGCCTGCTCGcgatgctctgcgctgctgttgGGGTTCTCCAGTACGGCAACGATGATGCTGAGGACTTCTTGAGATGCTCGCCCGATCCCGTGCACACCGGTTTCGCCAGGAGATTGCGAGCTCGCCATGCGGTTGACGTGCGTGGCCTCGCGGTTGCCGGTCGGACGCTGCTGTTGGTCGCGCGGATCTTCACGGCTCCTCCCAGTTCTGGGCGGCCAGCTGCAGTTTGCGGCCGCAGTAGCTTCGCGCGTTCGAGAAGCAGGGCTTGATGCACGCAGCAGCTAGTCAATCTCCCGGCACGTGTCGAACGCCAGTCggtcggtgatgatgatgacgatgatggcctcatggtatggctcatacccacactgggggattggccaacaattgcgtgctgaaacgttcacctattCTTCCTTGCGTATTCTTATTGCTTCCTTGCCTTCTTGTTTTCTATACCACGGCGCATACCCACTACGGGGCACTGGCCGAAAAGCCGGCGAATAGCGGTTGTAGCAAAAAAGTACGTTTTTGCAATGAGAGCTAGCTCGAGCATTCTAAATTTTAAGCAAGGTATTTGGAATGTTTGTAAATAACTAAGAATAAGTAAATTACTGTAAATTACAGTTTGGCAAAACAATAAATCCGCAAATAAACTGTGTATTCTCTTAGAGTTACCAAGGAACTCACACACGGACTGTAATCGCAATTCTTTCGCAAAAACGCATTCAGATATTATAAAAGCCTAATTTTCGGAATGGAATTCTGAATTATTCGTTTTTCTCTATTGCGAATCGGTGGTAggttaataaaaaaatataatgcaTTCAGGATCTTTGCAGAAATGACACATAAAAAACAGTGCCATGGAGACTACACTTCTAGGGATAAGAATTCAGGCGTGTAATACGACATCGTTATCTTGTGACGAAGGCTTTCAATTTATCTGTGCTATACCAAGGGTAAAGCAATGTTTTCAGCTTCTCACTGGGAATGTCTGATTTCCAGAGCACTTTAAAAGTGCTTGTTTTCTATATCTAGCCGTACTGATGTAAGCAGAAGTAGGCAGAACATATATCATTGACCCATTTAGGAACGTGCGTGCACGTGGGTCggctatttaattttttttaaaaaaaccaCGGTGACCGAGGACCCACACCACGCTCACCACACGTAAAGCCGAAGGTACACTGTCTGAGGATGGGGCGAGCGCTGTGCACACTGACAACGACTCAGTCACTACTACAAGGATTTAGAGGAAGTTTTCGAAGAGCAAAAATTAATTGGTGATTATTCTACCTAAATGTATGTGTAAAATCAGGAAGTAGCGTTGAATACGATCAGAATAGCACCttatcaaaaaataaataaatctcagtgcctttccaccctgtgaagaaggatgaccagagaAGCTCTGTGTGTGGGccgcttaatggcgaactgcacctccgccgcgggtcggcccggcattgcactatcttcgggatcgccccacgtacggggagtgcttagcgcctgcttcacctccgccgcgggtaataacggcattgcacaatctcctggatcggcccacgtatgggaaatgcttaaagggaagctgaaagcttttccagaaaacatgagtgaagagcagtacgtcaTGGTTTTCAACCTTCTGAATTCatatatcgcatcgaaattgagcgaaagaagcGCAAACATGTTTTATTTCGACTtcaagtgcagcagcagactcagggcagctcgcgcgcctcgtttccgcctgtgactaGTCGGGTGCCTGGTGACGCCAGCAAAGGTGTTCGTCCGAATcggctgctgccgctacacacgaagcaccGGTGCAAGGTAGTtatgcgacccgccgtggttgctcagtggctatggtgttgggctgctgagcacgaggtcgcgggatcgaatcccggccatggcggccgcatttcgatgggggcgaaatgcgaaaacacccgtgtgcttagatttaggtgcacgttaaagaaccccaggtggtcaaaatttccggagtcctccactacggcgtgcctcataatcagaacgtggttttggcacgaaaaaccccaaatattattattattattaaggtaGTTATGCGCTATTTTGCTGAGACGGTCAAGGAAAATTTGGAGAGCTTGTGTTtctctgaagagttcggcgttaagtccaaaccccacgagagcgatcttgcgcgcgacggcgacgggcgacggcttcgagcgaaaaaacaggccgtcgcttgaacagatcgctcggtgttgtcgctcgatcacTCGTTTCTACAAATCTACAAgtcatcgctcgtcgcccggaagcgttatgagcgactagccaatagtgcgaagccggaactgggtgtacataactcaaataccactgtttgtcgcacggaacgagcgaactattgaattttacacgtgcaagaataagaacctagtgcaagacctgcagaaatGTTTTATGCTCCTTTTTACCGTAAAATGCATCAACTTATATTGATAAAGCACTCGTCACGCTAGTCTGCGCGCTTGTATTGCTGCCCTGATACCGGGAaatcgtcgctcaaagccgtcgctcgcgtggcgttcggcttgtaggcgacgagtgaacgcgacagccgtCGCCTCgtttgtcgctgtcgcgtgcaagatcacttgtatggggtttatactttagtccctacatgtacgagccgactgcgaagagccggcctctctaAGAAGCGAAAAATGCTGGAGCAAGcagtgctttccacgcgaacgaaggcgaagtgttagcatctccttgtgtaggaaatgttctttggtgagcatgttttttgctaagctgcactcagcgatccagtgagtgCGTTTCTGGgacaaacaactgtagtgttatgttcctgcatgcctcctcgtagaacgtaagtgGTCATGCGATgttcggcatttgtgcgctgccctaAAGTTGCCGGCAATATGCACAGATGGTTTAAACGCGATAAAAGTTTACCGGCtattgtagcacgtgtagtatagaaccttcatcagcacgccatccgcacgctactcgtaacagGCGAATTTCGTCGGCTATGTGACATGGTCGATTTCTCTATgcgcgcgagagaagggggagcgcagcgccctggcgtgagcaggctttccaacacatgcaaacttgacgcttgcactgcgttaatgtagctgcatgcaggctggttcacaacacacgtgcgaatagaaaattcgcggtgcTGGGCGATGAAACCGGCTTCAAGCTAGGGTTGGACATAAACATCCACCTTcagttcagcgtgctaacacgaaggagaacacaaagcacgcactattgataaactctggtagtaatcgccGTCACTCAAGTGGTAAGAGCACatcactgttgttcttgagcgcttgaagttctttcacttcacagcagcctcccacttagctgaaagcttcttgtcttgcgggaactaatggaacataggAACATCGTCGCCGCCGCTGTACAGAAcggtaggctgcacagaacgccggcatgatcggcctacaagttcgaTTGATGATGCGCACGTCAGCTACCACTCTAAATACACACAAACAacggaatgtagggtcgagcgaagcagattaggacggcacgcacgcagaaataagcacgCTCAGGCGAGGTctcggagactgcgaaggaacgaaacaccagtgctgacgtcactacgccgtgGTTTCCGGTCACCACTCGCATCGTCAGCGACACATGCAGCGCACGGCGCTCTACGGGGAGCGGAGCTACAGTGCAATTTTGaacgacgattacgtcgctcctaagcgAAAAATCCCCCCAAAATTCTACCTGCATaatttataaggttcccgcatccgtattagagcgtcttattgaattctcCAAACTCTTCAGCTTCATTttaccgcctgcttcacctccaccgcgtgtcggcccggcattgcaccagcttagggatcggccaacgtatggggagtgcttaacgcctgcttcacttcctcCGCGGGTTGGCCTAGCATTGAACCAttttcggcatcggcccacgtatgaggagtgcttaacgcctacttaacctcctccgcgggtcggcccggcattgcaccagcctcgcgatcggcccacgtatggggagtgcttaacgcctgcttcacctccgcagctGGTCCtaacggcattgcactatctcctggatcggcccacgtatggggagggcttaacgcctgcttcacctccgccgcgggttggcccgttATTGCAACAgcctcgggatcggcccacgtatgggaagtgcttaacgcctgcttcacctgcgccgctgGCCGGGCcagcattgcgctatcttcgtgATTGGCCcttgtatggggagtgcttaacgcctgcttcacctcgccGCTGGTCAGTCCagtattgcactatattcggaatcggcccacgtatgaggagctGAGTCACCCGCTACAGCTTGGCTCAGCAGCTGAGTAAATAATTAATGTAATTAAGCGGGCTTGGCGGCGTGGCAACTATGAGCCGCACTCCTCCGGTTCGCTTGCGTTTTACGCAGGCAATCACCTTCACTGGCCTGCTAGCGTCCATCCTGTGCCCCCCTGTGCAGCCGATGGGGGTCTGATGCTCGCAGACCACCAACCGCGGAACCACCCAACCCCTGCTTCCTTCCTCCAACCTGTTTCTTTGCGAAAGCACACACTGCCTGCAGTTCTGCGCAAGGACACCGCCCAATTGCTTACCAAAGAGTTGTCCTTTCCTTGCCTGGATAGACTAGCGCTACCTCATAAACCCTGACGTCATCAACGCTGCCACTGCCGTTCTATAAAATGCCTGGCACAACAGCCCCCTTAACAGTGGGCTTGGCGGCGCGACAACTATCACCCGCACTCATCCAGTTCACTTGAATTTTGCCCAGGTAAGGAGTTACTATTCCCTTTCTGCCCGACGTACTCGATACCAGACGTTAGTTGCGCGGCCAAGCCCACGGTGTTATTTTCTGATGATTTGTGATTATGCTCATGTCATTCTTGAACTCCAACTACTATCAGGTGTCACTGAAGAAAACAGTGGCCCTGACACTCGATCAACTACAATGCAAGAATCTTGCGATAATATTTCAGCGTTAAGAGAAATTTAAGCCGGGCAAGCAACAGTACTAAATGTCATGAAATCAATGCGTTCCAAATTGTCCCCAAAACGCAAAAGCT
Coding sequences within:
- the LOC139053312 gene encoding CLIP-associating protein 2-like, translated to MASSQSPGETGVHGIGRASQEVLSIIVAVLENPNSSAEHREQALSELVPLTKDGSPEMWENHFRNMLRCLVKELEDQEVPVKVAALRALAELLKRQPQRFHSYSELTLLKIFTALKQPEREVSRAAELCALEAAAALPPEETVRHLHAVTGESDVQGIVVAAIRVISRLTEVHPKAVTVQLLPQTMPLLKKAYDHNASAVRKAAVFCMVTLHGVVGTELMHPHVASLTRSKMALLNLYIKRAQRNSSESATGSSSTAASTNIKL